One window from the genome of Chryseobacterium culicis encodes:
- a CDS encoding HU family DNA-binding protein produces MTKAELVNTISNKLGTEKNETQKVVEAFMQEIRTSMYNGDNVYLRGFGSFIIKTRAAKTGRNISKNTAIEIPAHNIPAFKPSKSFVEKVKTKVAVK; encoded by the coding sequence ATGACAAAGGCAGAATTGGTAAACACCATCTCAAATAAGTTGGGAACAGAAAAGAATGAAACACAGAAAGTTGTAGAAGCTTTTATGCAGGAGATCAGAACTTCTATGTATAATGGGGATAACGTTTATCTAAGAGGTTTTGGATCTTTTATCATTAAAACAAGAGCTGCTAAAACAGGAAGAAATATTTCTAAAAACACTGCAATTGAGATTCCTGCTCATAACATTCCTGCTTTCAAACCTTCAAAATCTTTTGTTGAGAAAGTAAAAACTAAAGTTGCAGTAAAATAA
- the tssO gene encoding type VI secretion system TssO, with protein sequence MSSNREKKLNKSDVRTGIWKFILSFVVLSVVSFACLFLFFKSYDIQREGISREAEAYKELMLRSDVLKDHIDDIYDKMNQLSINKVENEVFLRTSIMDNVRDAKNIMGKDSVQSFKHYAVLMKQIVPMMTLKAKIIEVEYQKKTVLRDLDECMGKIKVTNNELRKDPTRNFTGSKRRR encoded by the coding sequence ATGTCTTCTAACAGGGAAAAAAAATTAAACAAATCTGACGTCAGAACGGGCATTTGGAAGTTTATTCTGTCATTTGTCGTTTTGTCGGTTGTATCTTTTGCTTGCTTATTTCTCTTCTTTAAGAGTTATGATATACAGCGGGAAGGGATTAGCCGCGAAGCTGAAGCCTACAAAGAACTGATGCTTCGAAGTGACGTGCTTAAGGATCACATTGATGATATTTACGATAAAATGAACCAGCTTAGCATTAATAAGGTGGAGAATGAGGTGTTTCTCAGAACCAGTATTATGGATAACGTGAGAGATGCCAAAAATATTATGGGTAAAGACAGTGTGCAGAGCTTTAAACATTATGCTGTACTGATGAAGCAGATTGTACCGATGATGACTTTAAAAGCTAAGATCATTGAAGTGGAATATCAGAAGAAAACCGTTTTAAGGGATCTTGATGAATGTATGGGAAAAATCAAAGTGACGAATAATGAGCTTAGAAAAGATCCCACGAGAAATTTCACCGGAAGTAAAAGAAGAAGATAA
- the tssD gene encoding type VI secretion system tube protein TssD produces the protein MAERNSRGILKFNNGQGQKLLKMNYSVSRSTDVSGRVASDPSNALIKVTVEATEKSDILESLLNGKYKPTVGEITFNKSHEEGTLITLNWQNGYVIQHQVDFDAIDSNSMLITFVISAETIDYGTSQYAGLWPSS, from the coding sequence ATGGCCGAAAGAAATTCAAGAGGAATCTTAAAATTTAACAACGGGCAAGGGCAAAAGCTGTTAAAAATGAATTACAGCGTTTCCAGATCTACGGACGTTTCAGGACGTGTAGCATCGGATCCTTCTAACGCACTGATCAAGGTTACAGTAGAAGCTACTGAAAAATCAGACATCCTTGAAAGCTTGTTAAATGGTAAATACAAGCCGACAGTAGGTGAGATCACTTTCAACAAATCTCACGAAGAAGGAACACTGATTACGCTGAACTGGCAGAACGGATATGTAATCCAGCATCAGGTAGACTTTGATGCCATCGACAGCAACAGTATGTTGATCACCTTTGTCATAAGTGCTGAAACTATTGACTACGGTACTTCTCAATACGCTGGGCTATGGCCATCCAGCTAA
- a CDS encoding ribonuclease E/G, producing the protein MKKELIVSHEDDLTKIALLEDGRLCELHEQEDKSDFIVGDLFIGKVKKLAPNLNAAFVNIGYDKDAFLHYQDLGPQYLTYRKFLKDTISKKQSTSSLKNFEIQPEIDKNGTIDKVIAKDDLVLLQITKEPISTKGPRISTQISLTGRFLVLIPFDNKVSISKKIRSSEEKERLRTLIDSIKPEGFGVIIRTVAEGKKVADLHNDMNQLVQKWESTFKNIQRNKVPSKVLSEEDKASAILRDNFNQDFVNIICDDEQMVNEMKNYVEVIAPEKKNIVQFYDSHIPLLEYYNVEKQLKQSFGKHVNIPSSKGAYLVIEHTEALHVVDVNSGNNITTGTAVNKEHALRVNKMAATEIARQLRLRDMGGIIVIDFIDMPNSDHRRDLYEHLKEEMKRDKARHKILPPSKFGLIQITRQRNRPEKQIDTKEENPNKDGEIVAPIVIVERMGETLRNILQKEKGKIYLHVHPFVEAYLTKGIKSIQMKWFIKYKKWVTIVPRDSFKYLEYKIYNSKKEELIEFSN; encoded by the coding sequence ATGAAGAAAGAACTAATAGTTTCGCATGAAGATGATCTTACAAAGATTGCGCTGCTGGAAGACGGAAGACTATGTGAACTTCATGAGCAAGAAGACAAAAGCGATTTTATAGTTGGAGATCTGTTTATAGGAAAAGTAAAAAAACTAGCCCCCAATCTGAATGCAGCATTCGTCAATATCGGATATGACAAAGATGCATTTCTGCATTATCAGGATCTGGGACCTCAGTATCTTACGTACAGAAAGTTTTTAAAAGATACTATTTCTAAAAAACAAAGCACTTCGAGCTTAAAGAATTTCGAGATACAACCCGAAATAGACAAAAACGGAACTATAGACAAAGTAATTGCCAAGGATGACTTGGTTCTGTTACAAATTACCAAAGAACCTATTTCTACCAAAGGTCCAAGAATTTCTACCCAGATTTCATTAACAGGACGTTTTCTGGTTTTAATTCCTTTCGACAACAAAGTTTCTATTTCCAAAAAGATCAGAAGTTCTGAGGAAAAAGAAAGACTAAGAACCCTTATCGACAGCATTAAGCCTGAAGGATTCGGAGTTATTATCAGAACGGTAGCGGAAGGAAAAAAAGTAGCCGACCTTCATAATGATATGAACCAGCTGGTTCAGAAATGGGAAAGTACTTTCAAAAACATCCAGAGAAATAAAGTTCCGTCTAAAGTTTTAAGCGAAGAAGACAAAGCTTCAGCTATTTTAAGAGACAATTTTAATCAGGATTTCGTGAATATCATCTGCGATGATGAGCAAATGGTAAACGAAATGAAAAATTACGTAGAAGTAATTGCTCCTGAAAAGAAAAATATTGTCCAGTTTTATGATTCTCATATTCCTCTTCTGGAATATTACAATGTTGAAAAACAGCTTAAACAGAGCTTCGGAAAACACGTAAACATTCCAAGTTCTAAAGGAGCCTATCTTGTTATTGAACACACAGAAGCACTTCACGTTGTAGACGTCAACTCCGGAAATAATATTACTACCGGAACTGCTGTCAACAAAGAACATGCGCTAAGAGTGAACAAAATGGCCGCTACTGAAATCGCAAGACAACTTCGCCTCCGCGATATGGGAGGAATCATTGTTATCGATTTCATAGATATGCCCAATTCTGATCACCGAAGAGATCTCTACGAGCATCTTAAAGAGGAAATGAAGCGCGATAAAGCTCGCCACAAAATCCTTCCTCCAAGTAAATTTGGACTGATCCAAATCACCAGACAAAGAAACCGTCCGGAAAAACAGATCGACACCAAAGAAGAAAACCCGAACAAAGACGGAGAAATTGTAGCTCCTATTGTTATCGTGGAAAGAATGGGTGAAACCTTAAGAAACATTTTGCAGAAAGAAAAAGGAAAAATCTACCTGCATGTACACCCATTTGTGGAAGCCTACCTTACAAAAGGCATCAAAAGTATCCAGATGAAATGGTTTATCAAATACAAAAAATGGGTAACCATTGTTCCAAGGGATTCTTTTAAATATTTAGAATATAAAATCTACAATTCCAAAAAAGAAGAATTGATAGAATTTTCTAATTAA
- a CDS encoding OsmC family protein has protein sequence MKNHHYKITIQWTGNQGTGTSGYRDYERSHTISVENKAVIEGSSDPAFRGDKTKHNPEEMFLSSLSSCHMLWYLHFCSEAGIIVTEYTDEATGIMAETASGSGHFTEVTLHPTVTVAEESMVEKAEQLHHKANEYCFIANSVNFPVKHIPVMLVKSKNH, from the coding sequence ATGAAAAATCACCATTACAAAATCACCATTCAATGGACAGGAAACCAGGGAACAGGAACCAGCGGTTATAGAGACTATGAAAGAAGCCATACCATTTCAGTGGAAAATAAAGCTGTTATCGAAGGTTCATCAGATCCTGCTTTCCGTGGCGACAAAACGAAGCATAATCCTGAAGAGATGTTTTTATCCTCCCTCTCTTCCTGTCATATGCTTTGGTATCTTCATTTCTGTTCTGAAGCAGGTATTATTGTTACAGAGTATACTGATGAAGCAACAGGTATCATGGCAGAAACAGCCAGTGGAAGCGGTCATTTTACAGAGGTAACTTTGCATCCTACGGTAACTGTTGCAGAAGAATCTATGGTAGAAAAAGCAGAGCAGCTTCATCATAAAGCGAACGAATATTGTTTCATTGCCAATTCAGTTAATTTTCCGGTAAAGCATATCCCCGTAATGTTAGTTAAATCCAAAAACCATTAA
- the tssR gene encoding type VI secretion system protein TssR domain-containing protein, with translation MKNKFPLAAYYIGLTVLLTSCQVKLPSKKTPEPSQYGQVDASPVVNGYPKKSVPWIVISDRSRNTAYLDKDDEKSYKEVKFLEPLMVLKHRDGMVKVAEYVPDALMKKVSSKSVKTYGWIPESDLLLWNNALKSDKTGYPVRVAVVPNNSEVIRSAERYYKNDSIMVFNSPSLIETANVKIPNGQIVYVYKMAENNKRFLVGKKPSVDMDSINKGLYGWVSSNVISSWGERSAIKLKNTTGINDSALGIHEGHPGGSASDADNKTAVLLTDVNKRTPLENIFPVNLPLEETPTPDSKTKYFTNILDYSKNFVSNVLGEPIYFDRYREITERDKNINIVFALDVSAANAPYAPIVKSLLQDLQLRFEKPSYFSNVKYGVVLYKNNPCGENISVSNLSTDYSKITSFIDQKTNEMNCASNNGYQPVGEALTAAGNLLSNVSDETNIVVTVGTSANQSGNMYSVISSLTQAQARLIMFQTSARSSDTYNDFVLMAENVVTNTAKNIAELKKQKIINQYDVLTKNNFSLVEGDAGFFSLAYPKQSMSQGFVIFPKKGDITTPGFLKKSVDSLIAQVTLDNQTVDKSLNEYFHSSVGAGRTDVDLKYKYLYPGLTNPVSAGIAAQLINYGSPFLVKGYIPKELKEFTPGIEKGILISESEYDNLKAFYSEVYRNTQADRADFNQARAVKEYVKLLKKYNPTIKFLDKGALYELPMSYAIGMSTGFDLSEEELMAKYKLKGWKKSKIVPSETVKNYFQHYKNLADRMLANRNNPAVKIQQNGQTFYWLNEYFTPSRIPTEQPEYTKH, from the coding sequence ATGAAAAATAAATTTCCTCTAGCAGCATATTATATAGGGTTAACAGTATTATTGACGAGTTGCCAGGTAAAACTGCCGTCAAAGAAAACCCCGGAGCCTTCACAGTATGGGCAGGTGGATGCTTCCCCTGTCGTTAACGGTTATCCAAAAAAGTCAGTTCCATGGATTGTTATTTCAGACAGATCAAGAAATACGGCTTATTTGGATAAAGATGATGAGAAGTCTTACAAAGAAGTAAAATTCCTTGAACCTTTAATGGTTTTAAAACATAGAGACGGAATGGTAAAAGTAGCGGAGTATGTTCCGGATGCTTTAATGAAAAAGGTTTCATCAAAATCAGTCAAAACATATGGCTGGATTCCGGAATCAGACCTTCTTCTTTGGAATAACGCTTTAAAAAGTGACAAAACAGGTTATCCTGTAAGAGTGGCAGTAGTACCCAATAACAGCGAAGTCATCAGAAGTGCTGAAAGATACTACAAAAATGACTCTATTATGGTGTTTAATTCACCGAGTCTTATTGAAACAGCCAATGTAAAAATTCCTAACGGACAAATTGTATACGTATACAAAATGGCCGAAAACAACAAACGTTTCCTGGTAGGTAAAAAACCGTCTGTTGATATGGACAGTATCAACAAAGGACTTTATGGTTGGGTAAGTTCAAATGTAATTTCCAGCTGGGGAGAACGTTCTGCTATCAAGCTTAAAAATACAACCGGAATTAACGATTCGGCACTGGGAATTCATGAAGGACATCCTGGTGGATCTGCTTCAGATGCAGATAATAAAACAGCCGTTCTTCTTACCGACGTAAACAAAAGAACACCGCTGGAAAATATCTTTCCTGTAAATCTTCCTTTAGAAGAAACTCCAACTCCTGATTCCAAGACAAAATATTTCACCAATATTTTAGATTACAGTAAGAACTTTGTGTCCAATGTATTGGGTGAGCCCATCTATTTTGACCGTTACAGAGAGATCACTGAAAGAGATAAAAATATCAATATTGTTTTTGCATTAGACGTAAGTGCTGCCAACGCACCTTATGCCCCTATCGTAAAATCTTTATTGCAGGATCTTCAGCTTAGATTTGAAAAACCATCTTATTTTAGTAATGTTAAATATGGAGTGGTTCTATACAAAAACAATCCTTGTGGAGAGAATATTTCAGTATCCAACTTAAGTACAGATTACAGCAAAATCACGTCATTTATTGATCAGAAAACAAATGAAATGAACTGCGCAAGCAATAATGGTTACCAACCGGTAGGAGAGGCTCTTACTGCTGCAGGAAACCTTCTTTCAAATGTTTCTGATGAAACCAATATTGTAGTCACTGTAGGAACTTCTGCCAACCAAAGCGGAAATATGTACAGTGTAATCAGCTCGCTGACACAAGCTCAGGCAAGGTTGATTATGTTCCAGACCAGCGCAAGATCATCCGATACCTACAATGATTTTGTATTGATGGCTGAAAATGTAGTGACCAATACGGCTAAAAATATTGCTGAACTTAAAAAACAAAAGATCATCAATCAATATGATGTTCTTACCAAAAATAATTTCAGCCTTGTGGAAGGTGATGCAGGTTTCTTCTCTTTAGCTTATCCTAAACAGAGTATGTCTCAGGGCTTTGTCATTTTCCCTAAAAAAGGTGATATTACCACTCCGGGATTCCTGAAAAAATCTGTTGACAGCCTTATTGCACAGGTTACTTTAGATAATCAGACGGTTGATAAATCATTGAATGAATATTTCCATTCATCAGTAGGAGCAGGAAGAACAGATGTAGATTTAAAGTATAAATATCTGTATCCAGGACTTACTAATCCTGTTTCTGCCGGAATTGCCGCTCAGTTGATCAACTATGGAAGCCCATTCCTTGTGAAAGGGTATATTCCAAAAGAGCTGAAAGAGTTTACACCGGGAATAGAAAAGGGAATCCTTATTTCAGAATCGGAATATGATAACTTAAAAGCTTTCTACTCGGAAGTTTACAGAAATACTCAGGCTGACCGTGCAGACTTTAATCAGGCAAGAGCCGTGAAAGAATATGTGAAGCTGTTGAAGAAATATAATCCTACGATAAAATTCTTAGATAAGGGAGCGCTTTATGAGCTGCCAATGTCTTATGCTATCGGAATGAGTACAGGATTTGATCTTTCTGAAGAAGAGCTGATGGCTAAATATAAACTGAAAGGTTGGAAAAAATCCAAAATCGTTCCTAGTGAGACGGTGAAAAATTATTTCCAGCACTATAAAAACTTAGCAGACAGAATGCTTGCCAACAGAAATAACCCTGCTGTAAAAATTCAACAGAACGGGCAGACTTTCTACTGGCTTAATGAATACTTTACCCCATCAAGAATTCCGACAGAACAACCGGAATACACAAAACATTAA
- a CDS encoding response regulator transcription factor — protein sequence MSKILSNTVRFSIADSDFYFKKIMIKTLMENPFYMLLNDCNNGHELVNRIYRRQEDVFIIELFMPVLSGIEAIKYIRKNNTETPIITYSGTYQEDMAEILSKIPNIYYCQKKSTIIKDIIKGSIASEDFDYQAYSKEWEQQPLAVQEYMDRQKKGQEELSPAEIQLMRFCYEGFSNKEIAEKLNLSTRTIDTYINRLTEKLGLKTKLHLIRFCVENGYYNSSL from the coding sequence ATGAGTAAAATATTATCTAATACCGTACGTTTTTCCATTGCAGACAGTGATTTTTATTTTAAAAAAATAATGATCAAAACACTCATGGAAAATCCTTTCTATATGCTTCTGAATGATTGTAACAATGGACATGAGCTGGTAAACAGAATCTACAGAAGACAGGAAGATGTTTTCATTATAGAACTCTTCATGCCGGTATTAAGTGGAATTGAAGCCATTAAGTACATCAGGAAAAACAATACAGAAACCCCTATTATTACCTATTCCGGCACTTATCAGGAAGATATGGCCGAAATCCTTTCCAAAATTCCCAACATCTATTATTGTCAGAAAAAAAGTACGATTATAAAGGATATTATTAAAGGAAGCATAGCCTCTGAAGATTTTGACTATCAGGCTTATTCCAAAGAATGGGAGCAGCAGCCACTTGCCGTTCAGGAATATATGGACAGACAGAAGAAAGGACAGGAAGAGCTTTCACCAGCGGAGATACAGCTTATGAGGTTCTGTTATGAGGGGTTCAGCAATAAAGAAATTGCTGAAAAACTTAATCTGAGCACCAGAACAATTGATACTTACATTAACAGACTTACAGAAAAGCTGGGACTAAAAACCAAGCTTCACCTTATCCGTTTTTGTGTAGAAAACGGATATTATAATTCCAGTTTATAA
- a CDS encoding carboxypeptidase-like regulatory domain-containing protein produces the protein MKTIIKILSIFIFAFCLFSCNEDLVEQAQTGMLKGKVVKRGSNVPLSNVKIFTNPTTQTVFSGTDGSFEIAAMPVGNYSLKAELSGYITSFQSVNIQNQNQVVTVVFEMDDDTSLNSPPATPQLLSPIDNAVNQPLSVELTWSATDPDTADVLRYSLTIKNNLDTNVIQVNDLTANHYTLSNLKFGVSYFWQVSVSDGIHQPVLSSISKFTTNTVPANRYHYTQKQNGNFVIISSDDQGNNFQFTNSSYNSWRPRKNNNAGLIAFLRTEGGSTHIYTANPDGSNPFKVTTVAVAGFNNYEMDFAWSTNGKELIYSNFNKLYRINKDGSGLSLVYTTPDGSMISECDWSYDGSKIALKTNDYNGYNTKIYVIDINGSVLKTVLSGTVGASGGLNFSVDGQLLLFTRDVSGYLDGSGNYRQLDSHIFVYNLVTDAVSDISAESEKVMGTNDLDPRFSPNNAQIIFMNTSNDNISQKSVMVIDLNSTMTDLTRATLFSNGEMPDYE, from the coding sequence ATGAAAACTATAATTAAAATACTCAGCATATTCATCTTTGCTTTTTGTCTGTTTTCATGTAATGAAGACCTTGTAGAACAGGCTCAAACAGGAATGTTAAAAGGAAAAGTCGTAAAAAGAGGTAGCAATGTGCCGCTTTCTAATGTGAAGATATTTACCAATCCTACGACACAAACGGTGTTCAGCGGTACAGATGGTTCATTTGAAATCGCTGCCATGCCGGTAGGGAATTATTCTCTAAAAGCAGAACTTTCAGGATATATTACAAGCTTTCAGTCAGTCAATATACAAAATCAAAATCAGGTAGTAACGGTAGTTTTTGAGATGGATGATGATACTTCATTGAATTCTCCTCCCGCTACACCACAGTTGCTAAGTCCGATAGATAACGCAGTAAATCAACCTTTGAGCGTCGAATTAACCTGGAGCGCAACAGATCCCGATACAGCAGATGTATTAAGATACAGTCTGACAATTAAAAATAATCTTGACACTAATGTGATTCAGGTTAATGATTTGACAGCAAACCACTATACGCTTTCAAATCTGAAGTTTGGTGTAAGTTACTTCTGGCAGGTGTCTGTTTCGGACGGCATTCACCAGCCAGTTTTAAGCTCTATCAGTAAATTTACCACCAATACAGTTCCCGCTAACAGGTATCATTATACTCAAAAACAAAATGGAAACTTTGTGATCATTTCCAGTGATGACCAGGGAAATAACTTCCAGTTTACCAATTCTTCCTACAACAGCTGGCGACCCCGCAAAAACAATAATGCAGGTCTCATTGCATTCCTTCGTACAGAAGGTGGAAGTACCCATATTTATACCGCAAATCCGGATGGTTCCAATCCTTTTAAAGTAACTACAGTTGCTGTTGCAGGCTTTAATAATTATGAAATGGATTTTGCATGGAGTACAAATGGTAAGGAACTTATTTATTCCAACTTTAATAAACTCTATAGAATTAATAAGGATGGAAGCGGCTTGAGCTTAGTATACACCACTCCGGACGGAAGTATGATCTCCGAATGTGACTGGAGCTACGACGGTAGTAAAATAGCATTGAAAACCAATGATTATAACGGATATAATACTAAAATTTATGTGATAGACATTAACGGAAGCGTTCTTAAAACGGTATTGTCTGGTACTGTAGGTGCCAGTGGAGGTTTGAACTTTTCTGTAGATGGACAGCTTCTTCTGTTTACCCGTGATGTCTCAGGATACCTGGATGGAAGTGGAAATTACCGCCAGCTGGATTCACATATCTTTGTCTATAATCTTGTTACAGATGCCGTGAGTGATATTTCTGCAGAAAGCGAAAAAGTGATGGGAACCAATGATCTTGATCCAAGATTCTCACCAAACAATGCCCAGATTATCTTCATGAATACCTCCAATGATAATATTTCGCAGAAAAGTGTAATGGTCATTGACCTCAATAGTACGATGACAGATCTTACAAGGGCAACACTTTTCAGCAATGGAGAAATGCCGGATTATGAATAA
- a CDS encoding type VI secretion system transmembrane protein TssO yields MQGQITLSKKERHYQFFYLILMLVTAMLFLGVIFLKGFESPFSDEDVRGIQNLEQKAEFEQHQKVVLPIMDSTYTMITKLTNDGPQPFIENNIQLGVNDLNSYFNNTDVVDIRKDAYPQIAKFYKMYFDDKKVISTTSEDIKIFQKQVDECRIGFKDKQNKLYQREQDLKARMQ; encoded by the coding sequence ATGCAAGGACAAATCACATTATCTAAGAAAGAAAGGCATTATCAGTTTTTTTATTTAATACTGATGCTGGTGACTGCCATGTTATTTTTGGGAGTCATCTTTTTAAAAGGATTTGAATCTCCCTTTTCTGATGAAGATGTAAGAGGAATTCAGAATCTTGAACAGAAAGCCGAATTTGAACAGCACCAGAAAGTTGTTCTTCCTATCATGGACAGTACATATACCATGATTACCAAGCTGACCAATGACGGGCCGCAGCCTTTTATCGAAAACAATATTCAGCTGGGGGTGAATGACCTTAACAGCTATTTTAATAACACGGACGTTGTGGATATCCGTAAAGATGCCTATCCGCAGATCGCCAAATTCTATAAAATGTACTTTGATGACAAAAAAGTCATTTCAACAACCTCTGAAGACATTAAAATTTTCCAGAAGCAGGTAGATGAATGCAGAATCGGATTTAAAGATAAGCAGAATAAGCTCTATCAGCGCGAGCAGGATCTGAAAGCAAGAATGCAGTAA
- a CDS encoding response regulator transcription factor — MMKPRLTIFDEPMLYTEGLSRLLTQSKIFSTIDICNSLENLSKHLKEEPPEMLVMSSNMLMLTEICKLVESIISQHKNTKITIIGSSYDVIDIRKLFNKGIKAYLDKNCTYDEFLKSINVLLLNEIYICDHAKERMINFISSEQGKPNPHIKEPLTRREMEILKLICDGCSSKDISEKLFISINTVETHRKRILLKLNAKNSVGIVKYAIENHIID; from the coding sequence ATGATGAAACCAAGATTGACCATTTTTGATGAACCTATGCTCTATACAGAAGGCTTATCAAGACTGCTTACACAAAGCAAAATTTTCAGCACAATAGATATTTGTAATTCTTTAGAAAACCTCTCCAAACATTTAAAAGAAGAACCTCCGGAAATGCTTGTTATGAGCTCCAATATGCTTATGCTTACGGAAATCTGCAAGTTGGTGGAGAGTATTATTTCACAACATAAAAATACCAAGATTACGATCATTGGCAGCTCTTATGATGTGATTGATATCCGAAAACTCTTCAACAAAGGTATTAAAGCTTATCTGGATAAAAACTGCACCTATGATGAGTTTCTTAAATCCATCAATGTTTTACTTCTTAATGAGATCTATATCTGTGACCATGCCAAGGAAAGAATGATCAATTTTATCAGCAGTGAACAGGGAAAACCCAATCCTCACATCAAAGAACCTCTCACCCGTCGCGAAATGGAAATTCTCAAACTCATATGTGACGGATGCAGCAGTAAAGATATCTCTGAAAAATTATTTATTAGTATCAATACGGTAGAAACACACCGAAAAAGAATTCTTTTGAAACTCAATGCGAAAAACTCAGTCGGAATCGTAAAATATGCGATAGAAAATCACATCATCGACTGA
- a CDS encoding PKD domain-containing protein, with the protein MNYFQKNKKNIIIGVIATLLIAALVALWLQKKVIHSADDIVGVVYPSSLAVGDTLLFEDKTQFAKTKRWNFGDGTTSDKNSGIHFYNKPGYYQVILIVDNKYTKSFPVMVGARSVQKPKDTAMSKTTIEAVTQAMQNENVTFRAISDAKQFAWKFGESGNTDAKDKFTIYSYKKPGEYLVTLYTEQSQDPIYHRIKILPAYDALAEDEVSVEDSYAKVDNDFKYHLQQIANGNSFNMHYNYLLKTYLCNNENTVVKVNDSKVNNFYMYCAGLQFDKNTVIQTVKVNLDDTQNCVTKVDINQSK; encoded by the coding sequence ATGAATTATTTTCAAAAGAACAAGAAAAACATTATTATCGGTGTTATTGCAACATTGCTGATCGCAGCACTGGTTGCTCTGTGGCTGCAGAAAAAAGTAATACACTCAGCCGATGATATTGTTGGGGTGGTTTATCCGTCTTCACTGGCGGTAGGAGACACGCTTTTATTCGAAGATAAAACCCAGTTTGCCAAAACCAAAAGATGGAATTTCGGAGATGGGACAACTTCTGATAAAAACAGCGGTATTCACTTCTATAATAAACCAGGATATTATCAGGTGATTTTGATCGTTGACAATAAGTACACGAAATCTTTCCCTGTAATGGTAGGCGCAAGAAGCGTTCAGAAACCAAAAGATACGGCAATGTCTAAGACCACTATCGAAGCCGTTACTCAGGCGATGCAAAATGAGAATGTAACATTCCGTGCCATTTCTGACGCCAAACAGTTTGCATGGAAATTCGGAGAATCAGGAAATACAGATGCTAAGGATAAATTCACCATCTATTCCTATAAAAAACCTGGAGAATATCTGGTAACCCTTTACACAGAACAAAGCCAGGATCCTATCTATCACCGCATTAAAATTCTTCCGGCTTATGATGCTCTTGCAGAAGATGAAGTTTCAGTAGAAGACTCTTATGCAAAAGTAGACAACGACTTTAAATATCATTTGCAGCAGATTGCTAACGGGAACAGTTTCAACATGCACTACAATTACCTGTTGAAAACCTATCTGTGTAACAATGAAAATACAGTGGTAAAAGTAAATGACAGCAAAGTAAATAACTTTTACATGTATTGTGCAGGACTTCAGTTTGACAAAAATACGGTGATCCAGACAGTAAAAGTAAACCTGGATGATACGCAGAACTGTGTAACTAAAGTAGATATCAATCAAAGCAAATAA